In Mangrovivirga cuniculi, the following proteins share a genomic window:
- a CDS encoding Hsp20/alpha crystallin family protein: MTLIRSRRDMFPTLNGLFDDFFNQDESWGTGNAMANRTSLPAVNVKESEDSYNIELAAPGMKKKDFNIELEDNVLTISADKKEQETEEDENYTRREFLYTSFLRKFTLPESADGEKIKASYTDGVLDIFVPKKEEAKPRPPKNIDVS; this comes from the coding sequence ATGACACTTATTAGATCCAGAAGAGACATGTTTCCAACATTAAATGGTTTGTTTGATGACTTCTTCAACCAGGATGAAAGTTGGGGAACAGGAAACGCTATGGCAAATCGAACCTCACTTCCTGCAGTGAATGTGAAGGAATCTGAGGACAGCTACAACATAGAGTTAGCTGCACCCGGTATGAAGAAAAAAGATTTTAATATAGAATTAGAAGATAATGTTCTAACTATATCAGCTGATAAGAAAGAACAGGAAACTGAAGAGGATGAGAATTATACTCGAAGAGAGTTCTTATACACTTCTTTCTTGAGAAAATTCACACTACCTGAATCAGCAGATGGAGAAAAAATTAAAGCTTCATACACTGATGGAGTTCTTGATATTTTTGTACCTAAAAAGGAAGAGGCAAAACCAAGACCTCCAAAAAATATTGATGTATCATAG
- a CDS encoding inorganic diphosphatase has protein sequence MKIYLLVFILSGIPILGQNNIEMLVEIPAGTITKYEMNKESGELLPDSLNGKIRIIDFLGYPGNYGFIKNTMLSKNEGGDGDPLDVLLISAPLSGGRSIEIRPIAILKLIDNGEKDDKIIAVPESGSVSNLQNIDSFEEFKLNYPKVMEIIKLWFTNYKGKGTVSFVGWENELEAIKLIERSTIH, from the coding sequence ATGAAAATATATCTCCTTGTTTTCATTTTATCGGGGATTCCGATTCTTGGCCAGAATAATATTGAAATGTTGGTCGAAATACCTGCAGGTACAATTACTAAATATGAAATGAATAAAGAATCCGGAGAATTATTGCCGGATAGCCTTAATGGTAAAATCCGGATCATTGATTTTTTAGGGTACCCCGGAAATTATGGTTTTATAAAAAACACAATGTTATCTAAGAATGAGGGTGGAGATGGAGATCCTTTGGATGTTTTACTTATTTCTGCACCCCTTTCAGGAGGTAGATCAATTGAAATTAGGCCAATAGCAATATTGAAATTAATTGACAATGGGGAAAAAGACGATAAGATTATAGCTGTTCCCGAAAGCGGAAGTGTTAGTAATCTTCAAAATATAGATTCATTTGAAGAATTTAAATTAAACTATCCCAAAGTAATGGAAATTATCAAGTTATGGTTTACAAATTATAAAGGTAAAGGCACGGTGAGTTTTGTGGGATGGGAAAATGAGCTGGAAGCCATCAAACTAATAGAAAGATCAACAATCCATTAA
- a CDS encoding S-layer homology domain-containing protein has protein sequence MIKNRLCYLLVLMIMLVFHGCNNEQVDPISETNEKTSSIRTTPPKEHGRDVIEKGIPPGVSGRKSARISGNNKLGMWLWYLEGTGYSSHSALASDLVDMGVSRIYVKVADGTNIWKENKDQAVVNAYKNAGLEVWAWAYNYPGNEYSQANAVYYAAQAGFQGFVSDIEVEFDGKTSELHSLFGEFRKAINEANSDGYGNGFKLYCTSWGNPKDHGMRVDIIDQYVDAHMPQTYLEVWGGSYMSNAKYWVDYGTNEYRSLGCKKPVHHIISTEYDQITSSQINDAIAASGAETSIWRIPGGGTSLSIWNTLENVNWAADFGNQNNGLADIDGHWAESEISELINKGYLSGYSDGTFRPDQSLTRAEFAAMISATINPDLNPNYQNRSFIDISGHWAENQILQVARAGYLSGYPDGTFRPNDRISKYQMLIALASHSGLDNANESILSYFSDYTDIPSWARGAMARAAFNKLIANYPTKAKLDPLRNASRAESVMAIYQILVKEGVVPPVSNSFRVTSLKSSSTYIAGVPYFYQLDNDYNPYGSCQNTAIAMVINYYGGNTTPDDISNYYGGTDRAQTVPGLESVFNSEAAYFGLNVRVKGTTRGSLSKMNQVLKEGKPVIAHGYTTSYGHVLVFLGFDGTYYTVHDPYGKWDQNAYSSGYYNSPSAGKVIKYHKDAVRAAFSPDGLLWMHEIYYQ, from the coding sequence ATGATTAAGAACAGATTATGCTATCTACTGGTATTGATGATAATGCTGGTATTTCATGGGTGTAACAATGAGCAAGTAGATCCAATTTCTGAAACCAATGAAAAAACTTCCTCCATCAGAACAACTCCGCCAAAAGAACATGGTCGTGATGTAATTGAAAAAGGCATTCCGCCAGGAGTTAGCGGTAGGAAAAGTGCACGAATTTCTGGCAATAACAAATTAGGGATGTGGCTTTGGTACCTGGAGGGTACAGGATATTCTAGTCACTCTGCTTTAGCAAGCGATCTGGTAGATATGGGCGTATCCAGAATTTATGTTAAAGTTGCTGATGGCACTAATATTTGGAAAGAAAATAAGGATCAAGCCGTTGTAAACGCATATAAAAATGCGGGCTTGGAAGTTTGGGCATGGGCTTACAACTATCCAGGAAATGAATATTCTCAGGCGAACGCAGTATATTATGCTGCTCAAGCAGGTTTTCAGGGTTTTGTTAGTGATATTGAAGTAGAGTTTGATGGTAAAACTTCTGAGCTGCATAGTTTATTTGGTGAATTTAGAAAGGCCATTAATGAAGCTAATAGTGATGGATATGGTAATGGATTTAAACTTTATTGTACTAGCTGGGGCAACCCGAAAGATCATGGAATGCGCGTTGATATTATAGATCAATATGTAGATGCACATATGCCACAAACATATCTGGAGGTATGGGGAGGATCTTATATGTCAAATGCAAAATACTGGGTTGATTATGGTACAAATGAGTACCGATCACTAGGGTGTAAAAAACCTGTTCATCATATAATTAGTACAGAATATGATCAGATAACATCAAGTCAGATTAATGATGCAATTGCAGCATCTGGCGCTGAAACTTCAATTTGGAGAATTCCAGGAGGAGGAACGTCCCTTAGTATTTGGAATACTCTAGAAAATGTAAATTGGGCTGCTGATTTTGGAAATCAAAATAACGGATTAGCCGATATAGATGGTCATTGGGCTGAGTCTGAAATTTCAGAGTTAATTAACAAAGGTTATCTATCTGGATATAGCGACGGAACCTTCAGGCCTGACCAAAGTTTAACTAGAGCGGAGTTTGCCGCTATGATTTCTGCTACAATTAATCCCGATTTGAATCCAAATTACCAAAACAGGTCATTTATAGATATTTCAGGACATTGGGCAGAAAATCAAATTTTACAGGTAGCCAGAGCTGGTTATTTATCTGGATATCCTGATGGGACCTTCAGGCCGAATGACAGGATTTCTAAATATCAAATGTTAATAGCTTTGGCAAGCCATTCAGGGTTAGATAATGCTAATGAGTCAATTTTAAGCTACTTTTCAGATTATACGGATATCCCTTCCTGGGCGAGAGGTGCTATGGCAAGAGCAGCTTTTAATAAACTAATTGCTAATTACCCTACAAAAGCAAAACTTGATCCATTAAGAAATGCCTCCAGAGCTGAATCGGTAATGGCTATTTACCAAATTTTAGTTAAAGAAGGCGTTGTACCTCCTGTATCAAACAGTTTTAGAGTTACCAGTCTTAAATCTTCTTCTACTTATATTGCCGGAGTTCCTTATTTTTATCAATTAGACAATGATTACAATCCTTATGGCTCATGTCAAAATACAGCGATTGCCATGGTAATTAACTATTACGGAGGAAATACAACTCCAGACGATATTTCTAATTATTATGGAGGTACAGATAGAGCACAAACTGTTCCTGGGCTTGAATCAGTTTTTAATTCTGAGGCTGCGTATTTTGGGTTAAATGTGAGGGTAAAGGGAACAACCCGAGGATCACTGTCAAAAATGAATCAAGTTTTAAAAGAGGGCAAACCTGTAATTGCTCATGGTTATACAACTAGCTATGGGCATGTATTGGTATTCCTTGGATTTGATGGGACCTATTATACCGTACATGATCCGTACGGAAAATGGGATCAGAATGCTTATAGTTCGGGATATTATAATAGTCCATCAGCGGGTAAAGTAATTAAATATCACAAAGATGCAGTTAGAGCGGCTTTCTCTCCAGATGGTTTGCTATGGATGCATGAGATTTATTATCAATAA
- a CDS encoding DUF4268 domain-containing protein, translated as MYSKEAASAKRREFWTKLGQFMRPVPSAEGDKVNWINYKTEVKGVRFKLDAVDKKAWCGIAIDHKDPDINSLLLEQLKELRLMLESETGKEWIFNDKGDYLYGIPLPGYYQVLEGVKVMNENDWPDLISFSNKILSILMNFGQLLIMRLKFLNHENISPCFHFIGDSDSWPE; from the coding sequence ATGTACTCAAAAGAGGCGGCATCGGCCAAAAGGAGGGAGTTCTGGACAAAGCTTGGCCAGTTTATGCGGCCTGTACCTTCTGCAGAAGGAGATAAGGTTAACTGGATTAATTACAAAACTGAAGTTAAAGGAGTTCGTTTTAAACTCGATGCTGTAGATAAAAAGGCCTGGTGCGGGATAGCAATAGATCACAAAGATCCGGATATCAATTCCCTGCTATTGGAACAACTTAAGGAATTAAGGTTGATGCTTGAGTCTGAAACTGGTAAAGAATGGATATTTAATGATAAAGGTGATTATTTATATGGTATACCACTTCCAGGCTATTACCAGGTTTTAGAAGGAGTAAAGGTGATGAATGAAAACGACTGGCCTGATCTTATTTCTTTTTCAAACAAAATCTTATCGATCTTGATGAATTTTGGTCAACTGCTAATTATGCGTTTGAAATTTTTAAATCATGAAAATATATCTCCTTGTTTTCATTTTATCGGGGATTCCGATTCTTGGCCAGAATAA
- a CDS encoding sulfotransferase-like domain-containing protein codes for MSIIHLISGPRNISTALMYAFAQRSDTSVIDEPFYGYYLKNTNIVHPGREEILNSMEYDPEKVTNNLYSIAEKTPVLFIKDMAKHIQGLNRDFMNEMHNVFLIREPSHIITSFSKVVDQIPEKEIGYSYSLDLFNHLTKKGKNPLVIDSGIVLQSPESSLKKICGALNIEYDSSMLSWEPGPRPEDGIWGKYWYANVHNSSGLKQKTEEPKDVPEKYLSLYKQSLKYYNKLLKHAIR; via the coding sequence ATGAGTATAATACATTTGATTTCCGGTCCACGGAACATCTCTACCGCATTAATGTATGCTTTTGCACAACGATCTGATACAAGTGTTATTGACGAACCTTTTTATGGTTATTACTTAAAAAATACTAATATCGTTCATCCGGGCAGGGAGGAAATCTTAAATTCTATGGAGTATGACCCTGAAAAAGTAACCAATAATCTCTATTCAATTGCTGAAAAGACTCCAGTATTGTTTATAAAGGATATGGCAAAACATATTCAAGGACTTAACAGGGATTTTATGAACGAAATGCATAATGTCTTTCTAATACGAGAACCATCTCATATTATCACTTCTTTTTCTAAGGTTGTCGATCAAATCCCTGAAAAAGAAATAGGATATAGTTACTCTCTTGATCTTTTTAACCACCTGACCAAAAAGGGTAAAAATCCGCTGGTTATTGATTCCGGAATTGTTCTTCAGAGTCCTGAATCATCTTTGAAGAAAATTTGCGGAGCTCTTAATATTGAGTATGACAGTTCAATGCTTTCCTGGGAACCCGGCCCAAGGCCGGAAGATGGGATATGGGGAAAATATTGGTACGCAAATGTCCATAATAGTTCTGGATTAAAACAAAAGACTGAAGAACCAAAAGATGTGCCTGAAAAGTACCTTTCTCTTTATAAACAGTCATTGAAATACTATAATAAATTATTAAAACACGCTATTAGATAA
- a CDS encoding aminotransferase class IV, whose translation MLQQFNPKNKDIKVWVGNKLYPRNEAKVSVFDSIVQGGDGVWEGLRIYNDHIFCLDQHLERLEYSAKALAFEDIPDRQFIKKALAETLRANGMTDQTHVRLTLTRGEKITSGMDPRLNTKGSNLIILAEWKPLVYDNENGIRVITSSIQRNSPRHLDSKIHHNNLLNNILAKVQANFAGVDAGVMLDTNGFVSELNDTNLFMVHKNKIYTPYADACLPGITRGLVIDVARDSGLEVVERNLSINEFYNGDEVFCTGTMGELTPVMEIDGRKIENKTGTNLRGFLVDKIHELIPTLGERIDDLK comes from the coding sequence ATGCTACAACAATTTAATCCGAAAAATAAAGACATAAAAGTTTGGGTAGGAAATAAACTGTATCCCCGTAATGAGGCCAAAGTATCCGTTTTTGACAGTATTGTACAAGGAGGAGATGGTGTCTGGGAAGGATTACGTATATATAATGATCATATTTTTTGTCTTGATCAACATCTTGAAAGGCTTGAATATTCAGCAAAAGCGCTGGCATTCGAAGATATTCCTGACAGGCAATTTATAAAAAAGGCCTTAGCTGAAACCTTGAGAGCAAATGGGATGACTGATCAAACCCATGTCAGGCTTACACTAACCCGAGGAGAAAAAATCACTTCGGGAATGGATCCCCGACTTAATACAAAAGGCTCAAACCTAATTATCCTCGCCGAATGGAAACCACTGGTTTATGATAATGAAAATGGCATAAGAGTGATTACTTCATCTATACAAAGAAACTCTCCAAGGCATCTGGATAGTAAAATCCATCATAACAATTTGTTAAATAACATACTTGCAAAAGTCCAGGCAAATTTCGCTGGAGTTGATGCCGGAGTAATGCTGGATACCAATGGTTTTGTATCAGAACTAAATGATACTAATTTATTTATGGTGCATAAAAATAAAATCTACACTCCTTACGCAGATGCGTGCTTACCAGGGATTACCCGGGGATTGGTTATTGATGTAGCGCGGGATTCAGGTCTTGAAGTTGTTGAAAGAAACTTATCGATCAATGAATTTTATAATGGTGATGAAGTTTTTTGTACTGGTACAATGGGCGAGTTAACTCCTGTCATGGAGATAGACGGAAGGAAAATAGAAAATAAAACAGGAACTAACCTTCGAGGATTTCTGGTTGATAAAATCCATGAATTAATCCCAACATTAGGAGAAAGAATAGATGATCTTAAATGA
- a CDS encoding succinylglutamate desuccinylase/aspartoacylase family protein — protein MEINKIPVLPGEEKKIDVNIAKLPSHSPIDITITTYRSTNPGPVLLLTGGMHGDEINGVEIIRRIIERGLHRCSAGSVICIPVINIYGFIHFSRYVPDGKDVNRSFPGNKNGSLASRIAYYLMKDIVPLIDFGIDFHTGGADRTNYPQVRCKLDDERNKTLADAFCAPFTLSSPYRPNSLRRSAAKEGKQIIVYEGGESSRFDEFAINEGINGTVRLMNKMGMTDNYIDPVDETHVIKNSSWVRAGNSGVFLSTVKYGELVQKNQVVGNIFDPFGDFELKVKAPAAGYVIGLNHNPIVHQGDALMHIGVVKR, from the coding sequence ATGGAAATAAATAAAATCCCTGTTTTGCCCGGTGAAGAGAAGAAGATAGATGTGAATATAGCCAAGCTACCTTCACATTCGCCGATAGATATAACGATAACTACATATCGTTCTACTAATCCCGGGCCGGTATTATTATTAACAGGAGGAATGCACGGAGATGAGATTAACGGGGTCGAAATAATCAGGAGAATTATTGAAAGAGGTCTTCATAGGTGCTCTGCCGGATCGGTAATTTGTATCCCGGTTATAAATATTTATGGATTCATACATTTTTCCAGGTATGTACCAGATGGAAAAGATGTTAACCGTTCCTTTCCAGGCAATAAAAATGGTTCATTAGCATCAAGGATAGCATATTACCTCATGAAAGATATAGTACCTTTGATTGATTTTGGTATTGATTTTCATACAGGAGGTGCAGACAGGACAAATTACCCCCAGGTTAGATGTAAGTTAGATGATGAACGCAACAAAACACTGGCTGATGCTTTTTGCGCTCCATTTACTTTAAGTAGTCCTTACCGGCCAAATTCATTAAGAAGATCTGCAGCTAAGGAGGGAAAGCAAATTATTGTATATGAAGGAGGGGAGTCTTCTCGATTCGATGAATTTGCTATAAATGAAGGGATAAATGGTACTGTTCGTCTAATGAATAAAATGGGGATGACTGATAACTATATTGATCCAGTCGATGAAACACATGTAATTAAAAATTCATCATGGGTTAGAGCGGGTAACTCGGGAGTATTTTTATCAACCGTTAAATATGGTGAGTTGGTACAAAAAAACCAGGTTGTCGGAAATATCTTTGATCCATTTGGGGATTTTGAATTAAAGGTGAAAGCTCCAGCAGCAGGTTATGTTATTGGTCTCAACCATAACCCAATCGTTCACCAGGGCGATGCTTTAATGCATATAGGTGTGGTAAAGCGTTGA
- a CDS encoding DnaJ C-terminal domain-containing protein, whose product MDYKDYYDILGVNKKASQDEIKKAYRKLAVKYHPDKNPDDKAAEDKFKDISEAYEVLGDPEKRNQYDKLGKNWKQYQNAGFDPNAAGGPFGGRGGGFEYQFQGDPSEFFGGSGFSDFFESFFGGGGRRSSGRSRGGFGGFGEQNVPGSDLTGDLNISLHEAFQGTERIITVGSEKIKVKIKPGAYEGLKLRIKGKGQPGPTGTRGNLILNVKVREDSRYNRKGDDLYLDHDVDIFTMMLGGGTEVDTLSGKVKIKLPEGTQNGKTFRLKGKGMPVYGQQGNGDLYIKIQAKLPEKLNSEQKEILKNFKESLRKQYV is encoded by the coding sequence ATGGATTATAAGGATTATTACGATATTTTGGGAGTAAATAAGAAAGCATCTCAGGATGAAATAAAAAAAGCATATAGAAAACTTGCTGTAAAATACCATCCTGATAAAAACCCGGATGATAAAGCTGCTGAAGATAAATTTAAAGACATTAGCGAAGCTTATGAGGTTTTGGGTGATCCTGAAAAAAGAAACCAGTATGATAAATTAGGTAAAAACTGGAAACAATATCAAAATGCAGGATTTGATCCAAATGCAGCTGGCGGACCATTTGGTGGACGAGGTGGAGGTTTTGAATATCAATTTCAAGGCGATCCATCTGAATTTTTCGGAGGAAGTGGATTCTCAGATTTCTTTGAATCGTTCTTCGGTGGTGGCGGCAGACGTTCTTCAGGTAGGAGCAGAGGAGGTTTTGGAGGGTTTGGTGAACAAAATGTTCCTGGAAGTGATTTAACAGGAGATCTGAATATTTCGCTTCACGAAGCATTTCAGGGTACAGAAAGGATTATTACGGTTGGCTCTGAAAAGATCAAAGTAAAAATTAAGCCGGGAGCCTATGAAGGTCTTAAATTAAGAATAAAAGGTAAAGGTCAGCCAGGTCCTACAGGTACAAGAGGAAACTTAATTTTAAATGTTAAAGTCAGGGAAGACAGCAGATATAATAGAAAAGGTGATGATCTCTATCTCGACCATGATGTAGATATTTTCACAATGATGCTAGGTGGAGGAACAGAAGTAGACACTTTATCGGGAAAAGTAAAGATAAAACTTCCGGAAGGAACACAAAACGGTAAAACTTTCCGTCTTAAAGGAAAGGGAATGCCTGTGTATGGTCAGCAAGGTAATGGTGATCTGTATATTAAAATACAAGCCAAACTACCAGAAAAACTAAATAGTGAACAAAAAGAAATTCTTAAAAACTTTAAAGAAAGTCTTAGAAAACAATATGTTTAA
- a CDS encoding tetratricopeptide repeat protein, with amino-acid sequence MRVIFLFFLLSSLLISNSYGNHNLQESCLAQKFIKEGLKIRKSDPKKALNSFLKGFNEAISCGSKEKIILSRIYGAETLLLLNQFDSAIFLLNKNKDLLIADPSQILFSKNNLTLGVTYYYKNQLIKAEQTLKMVMDAESIRDSLMFAKVLNNLGLVKYAEYQYDSALYYFIRGFEIKKQLGEESKLSTTASNIGSVLKKVERYDEAISYLNEAMHYDSLDENYIGVAQCLNNIAAVYIESKKPDLAIPILLNASSMFKNYGYARGFASTQYNLGKLYYENQSNVSLSEGFYLSAAEIYDTLNSPANLFSSYLSLAELKIQSGNNQEAQKYLDWARGNLNNVDSNRVELEKYYFLKSELNKGNSNYKKAYQFLQLSNKAEAKRRLNEQKNRVNEIAEEQKYLLAIQKLQIANKEEELKIISNRIALISISFLFISLAFGIVYYSQRKKRKKAEVNYNIEFNRAKENSLKILELEKQNLTNQLAQKQENLLSQRSLLLEKNKILVDFGNEIEKYLNQEKEGDNNFIKGIREKLTQYQKRLNFDSEKWYKSYLEDTAWNEFIQNLQDKAEKLTVNEKRLAILLRSDFNSKEIAIAMGVAPKTIDMNRYRLRKKLGLEKGKNLVEYLKAL; translated from the coding sequence ATGCGAGTGATTTTTTTATTTTTCCTACTGAGTAGTTTATTAATTTCCAATTCATATGGTAATCATAATTTACAAGAAAGCTGTCTGGCTCAGAAATTTATAAAAGAAGGTCTTAAAATTAGAAAGTCAGACCCTAAAAAGGCTTTAAATTCATTTCTGAAAGGCTTTAATGAAGCTATTTCCTGTGGATCGAAAGAGAAAATTATACTTTCGAGAATATATGGAGCAGAAACTTTGCTTTTGCTTAATCAATTCGATTCTGCTATTTTCTTATTAAATAAAAATAAAGACTTATTAATTGCGGATCCCTCACAAATACTGTTTTCTAAAAATAACCTTACCCTGGGCGTCACTTATTATTATAAGAATCAGTTAATTAAAGCTGAACAAACGCTAAAAATGGTTATGGATGCAGAATCAATCCGTGATAGTTTAATGTTTGCTAAGGTTTTAAATAATCTAGGATTAGTTAAATACGCAGAATATCAATATGACTCTGCACTTTATTATTTTATAAGAGGTTTTGAAATTAAAAAACAGCTTGGAGAGGAGTCAAAATTGTCAACAACTGCAAGTAACATTGGTTCTGTTTTAAAAAAGGTAGAAAGATATGATGAAGCCATTTCTTATCTCAATGAAGCAATGCACTACGATTCCCTGGATGAAAACTATATAGGTGTCGCTCAATGTCTGAACAATATTGCTGCTGTTTATATAGAAAGTAAAAAGCCAGACCTTGCAATACCAATTTTACTCAATGCTTCTTCAATGTTTAAAAATTATGGATATGCCAGAGGATTTGCATCAACTCAATATAATTTAGGGAAATTATATTATGAAAATCAATCAAATGTCTCGTTATCTGAAGGTTTTTATCTTTCTGCTGCAGAGATTTATGACACGTTAAACTCACCAGCAAATTTGTTTTCTTCTTATTTAAGTTTGGCGGAACTGAAAATACAATCTGGGAACAACCAAGAGGCACAAAAATATCTTGATTGGGCAAGAGGTAATTTGAATAATGTGGATTCTAATCGGGTAGAATTAGAAAAATATTATTTTTTAAAAAGTGAATTAAATAAGGGTAATTCAAATTATAAAAAGGCCTATCAATTTCTTCAACTTTCTAATAAAGCCGAGGCAAAGCGTCGTCTTAATGAACAAAAAAACCGGGTAAATGAAATCGCCGAAGAACAAAAATATCTATTGGCTATTCAAAAACTTCAGATAGCGAATAAGGAAGAAGAATTGAAGATTATTAGCAATCGAATAGCATTAATATCAATATCATTTTTATTTATATCACTAGCTTTTGGAATAGTATATTATTCCCAACGAAAGAAAAGGAAAAAAGCTGAAGTAAACTATAACATTGAATTTAATAGGGCAAAGGAGAATAGTCTGAAAATACTGGAATTAGAAAAGCAGAATTTGACAAACCAATTAGCTCAAAAACAAGAGAATTTATTAAGTCAACGATCATTATTACTGGAGAAAAACAAAATACTCGTTGATTTTGGAAATGAAATTGAAAAATACTTGAATCAGGAAAAAGAGGGAGATAACAACTTTATAAAGGGAATTAGGGAGAAATTAACTCAATATCAAAAACGATTAAACTTCGATTCTGAAAAATGGTATAAGAGTTATTTGGAAGACACTGCATGGAATGAATTTATTCAGAATTTGCAGGATAAAGCTGAAAAATTAACAGTTAATGAAAAACGGTTAGCGATTTTACTCAGATCGGATTTTAATTCAAAAGAAATTGCTATAGCAATGGGGGTTGCACCAAAGACTATTGATATGAACCGGTATAGATTGAGGAAGAAGTTAGGTCTTGAAAAAGGAAAGAACCTGGTGGAATATTTAAAAGCATTGTAG
- a CDS encoding exodeoxyribonuclease III, whose translation MALNIVSWNLNGIRAAVRKGFLDSLGKISPDILCIQETKAQDDQVKEALNELEGFHIYSNSAIKKGYSGTAILSKEEPLGVNYGIGVEDHDNEGRVIAAEYADFYLVSVYVPNSSSGLKRLPYRTEWDKDFLNYLKNLEEHKPVVVCGDFNVAHQPIDIARPKSNYNKTAGYTQQEIDGMTTFLESGFTDTFRHFNPEEVAYSWWSYRANAREKNIGWRLDYFLVSDSLVSNVEETGIHPDYFESDHCPVSIKLNV comes from the coding sequence ATGGCACTAAATATTGTATCCTGGAATTTGAATGGAATAAGAGCTGCAGTAAGAAAAGGATTTTTAGATTCGTTGGGCAAGATCAGTCCTGATATTTTATGTATACAGGAAACTAAGGCTCAGGATGACCAGGTGAAAGAAGCTTTGAATGAATTGGAAGGATTTCATATATATTCGAATAGTGCCATAAAAAAAGGGTATTCAGGAACGGCCATCTTATCAAAAGAAGAACCGCTTGGTGTTAATTATGGGATCGGGGTGGAAGATCATGATAATGAAGGACGTGTGATCGCTGCGGAATACGCAGATTTTTATTTAGTAAGTGTATATGTTCCGAATTCATCATCCGGATTAAAGAGGTTGCCTTACAGAACAGAATGGGATAAAGATTTTTTAAATTATCTAAAGAATTTAGAAGAACATAAACCCGTTGTAGTATGTGGAGATTTTAATGTTGCACATCAACCTATTGATATAGCCAGGCCAAAATCAAATTACAATAAAACAGCAGGATATACCCAGCAGGAAATAGATGGGATGACAACATTTCTTGAATCTGGATTCACTGACACATTCAGACATTTTAATCCGGAGGAAGTAGCTTATAGTTGGTGGAGCTATCGGGCCAATGCCAGGGAAAAGAATATTGGATGGCGTCTTGATTATTTTCTCGTTAGTGATTCACTGGTTAGTAATGTTGAAGAGACTGGTATTCACCCTGATTACTTTGAATCTGATCATTGCCCTGTTAGTATAAAGCTAAACGTTTAA
- a CDS encoding M15 family metallopeptidase, with amino-acid sequence MKTIFSFFILLILSSEVQIPTDIQDQSSFVFIDELSDDFVYDMRYATENNFINKKVYDCNKCMIRKEVAKALIEANKEFMEKGYRIKFFDCYRPLDVQKEMWKIYPKPGYVANPYNGGSIHNRGGAVDITLVDEAGNELEMGTDFDFFGKKANHTYKNLSDNILQNRLLLKTVMAKHGFKHINTEWWHYNFNNARKYSISNQKTECD; translated from the coding sequence ATGAAAACAATATTTTCTTTTTTTATTCTTCTGATACTTTCCTCAGAGGTACAGATACCTACTGATATTCAGGATCAATCTTCATTTGTCTTCATTGACGAGCTTTCTGATGACTTTGTTTATGACATGAGGTATGCTACTGAAAATAACTTTATCAACAAAAAAGTTTATGACTGTAATAAGTGCATGATCCGAAAAGAGGTAGCAAAGGCACTGATCGAAGCTAATAAAGAATTCATGGAAAAAGGATACAGGATCAAATTTTTTGATTGCTATAGACCATTGGATGTCCAGAAGGAAATGTGGAAAATATATCCAAAACCCGGATACGTAGCAAACCCATATAACGGTGGATCAATTCACAATCGCGGGGGAGCAGTGGATATCACTCTTGTAGATGAAGCGGGGAATGAACTGGAAATGGGAACGGATTTTGATTTTTTTGGAAAAAAAGCTAATCACACATACAAAAATCTATCTGATAATATTTTACAAAACAGATTATTACTAAAAACAGTAATGGCTAAGCACGGTTTTAAGCACATTAACACCGAATGGTGGCACTATAATTTTAACAACGCCAGGAAATATTCAATTTCTAACCAAAAAACAGAATGTGATTAA
- a CDS encoding helix-turn-helix domain-containing protein, translated as MESNECNVTEAGKKIGYANLSHFTSAFRKEFGVLPKEVKSQDLKKYF; from the coding sequence ATAGAATCAAATGAATGTAACGTGACAGAAGCGGGCAAAAAAATAGGCTATGCTAATTTGAGTCATTTCACCTCAGCCTTTAGAAAAGAATTTGGAGTCTTACCCAAAGAAGTAAAAAGCCAGGATCTTAAAAAATACTTTTAA